One genomic window of Deltaproteobacteria bacterium includes the following:
- a CDS encoding DUF4389 domain-containing protein, with the protein MEFSIKYQESYSRSELLLRSFFGWLYILAPHLIVMMILGIWSNIISFIAWWSILFTGRYPQSFFEYNVKMINWGMRFNASMYNLIDGYPAIGPNGSHPSVTLNVPYPEQLSKGKLLLRTFFGGIYIQIPHMICLCGRFLVTGILQFLAWFSVLFTGKYPQNWFEFNVGTLRWILRLNLHLMNMTDVYPPFSGKPNPE; encoded by the coding sequence ATGGAATTCTCGATTAAATATCAAGAATCTTATTCACGTTCCGAGCTGTTGCTGCGTTCCTTTTTTGGCTGGTTATACATTTTAGCACCACATTTAATAGTGATGATGATCTTAGGTATTTGGTCTAATATCATCAGCTTTATTGCTTGGTGGTCAATTTTATTTACTGGCCGATATCCCCAATCATTTTTTGAGTACAATGTTAAAATGATAAATTGGGGCATGCGATTTAATGCATCAATGTATAACTTGATTGATGGTTATCCAGCCATTGGTCCCAATGGCAGCCATCCATCAGTAACACTAAACGTTCCATACCCAGAGCAATTAAGCAAAGGCAAGTTGCTATTGCGTACGTTTTTTGGCGGTATTTATATTCAAATACCGCACATGATCTGTTTGTGTGGTCGTTTTCTCGTTACCGGTATTTTGCAATTTTTAGCCTGGTTTTCAGTGTTATTTACCGGCAAGTACCCACAGAATTGGTTTGAGTTTAATGTTGGTACACTGCGCTGGATTTTGCGGTTAAATCTTCATTTGATGAATATGACCGATGTATACCCGCCATTTAGTGGCAAGCCTAATCCAGAATAA
- a CDS encoding DUF4870 domain-containing protein, with protein sequence MAQPIPLPQPHELDKREKEDAMAAYLMNFAAWGAGLPLPSLNLIAAGIYYFINRKKSRFIGFYCFQAFTSQIPTTLINIGVVGIFVDYVIILNRSLPSFFVPYLIFAVLMNLLYLGVSIYSCTRAAKGRFYYFLIFGRWAYARYYGPNAISFEEVPHKNIPPGGF encoded by the coding sequence GTGGCACAACCAATACCGTTACCTCAACCCCATGAATTAGATAAACGCGAAAAAGAAGATGCAATGGCTGCATATCTTATGAATTTTGCAGCATGGGGGGCAGGTCTACCGCTACCATCATTAAATCTTATCGCTGCTGGTATATATTATTTTATCAATCGTAAAAAAAGTCGCTTTATCGGTTTTTATTGCTTTCAAGCGTTTACTTCGCAAATACCTACAACACTGATTAATATTGGTGTGGTAGGCATTTTTGTTGACTATGTGATTATTTTAAACCGTTCATTACCTAGTTTTTTTGTGCCTTATCTTATCTTCGCTGTGTTGATGAATTTATTATATTTAGGTGTCAGTATTTATAGTTGTACACGTGCGGCAAAAGGGCGTTTTTATTATTTTTTAATATTCGGTCGCTGGGCTTATGCTCGTTACTACGGCCCTAACGCAATTTCATTTGAAGAAGTTCCGCATAAAAATATACCGCCCGGGGGATTTTAG